In one window of Tachypleus tridentatus isolate NWPU-2018 chromosome 2, ASM421037v1, whole genome shotgun sequence DNA:
- the LOC143242583 gene encoding uncharacterized protein LOC143242583 isoform X1, whose product MDEHSKSKSENNNLKSYWKLNEIKRSGDSKTSKGQRTRQDFESQFTRKPPYFKVSGSGITSYAQRHPKRFHHLFVGGCLLIFFSRPLYDIFIRSYVEDGTFSLALNYVKKTLGFGTEQVGVSEKKKVAEK is encoded by the exons ATGGATGAACATTCtaaaagtaaaagtgaaaataataactTGAAATCGTACTGGAAATTGAATGAAATTAAACGTTCTGGTGATAGTAAAACATCAAAGGGACAAAGGACTCGCCAGGATTTCGAATCTCAGTTCACTAGGAAACCACCTTATTTTAAGGTTTCTGGTAGTGGTATAACATCATATGCTCAGCGGCATCCGAAAAGATTTCACCATTTATTTGTTGGTGGGTGTTTGCTAATTTTTTTTAGTCGCCCATTATATGATATTTTCATTAGGAGTTATGTGGAAGATGGAACTTTTTCATTGGCATTGAATTATGTAAAGAAGACACTGGGTTTTGGGACAGAACAAGTAG gtgtttcagaaaagaaaaagGTAGCCgaaaaataa
- the LOC143242583 gene encoding uncharacterized protein LOC143242583 isoform X2, whose amino-acid sequence MDEHSKSKSENNNLKSYWKLNEIKRSGDSKTSKGQRTRQDFESQFTRKPPYFKVSGSGITSYAQRHPKRFHHLFVGGCLLIFFSRPLYDIFIRSYVEDGTFSLALNYVKKTLGFGTEQVFQKRKR is encoded by the exons ATGGATGAACATTCtaaaagtaaaagtgaaaataataactTGAAATCGTACTGGAAATTGAATGAAATTAAACGTTCTGGTGATAGTAAAACATCAAAGGGACAAAGGACTCGCCAGGATTTCGAATCTCAGTTCACTAGGAAACCACCTTATTTTAAGGTTTCTGGTAGTGGTATAACATCATATGCTCAGCGGCATCCGAAAAGATTTCACCATTTATTTGTTGGTGGGTGTTTGCTAATTTTTTTTAGTCGCCCATTATATGATATTTTCATTAGGAGTTATGTGGAAGATGGAACTTTTTCATTGGCATTGAATTATGTAAAGAAGACACTGGGTTTTGGGACAGAACAA gtgtttcagaaaagaaaaagGTAG